In the Passer domesticus isolate bPasDom1 chromosome 4, bPasDom1.hap1, whole genome shotgun sequence genome, one interval contains:
- the PLA2G12A gene encoding group XIIA secretory phospholipase A2, with protein MAPARLSLLPPLLLLVAVAGCAWRPARGQEAPQTPDWRMTLKTIRNGVHKIDMYLNAALDLLGGEDGLCQYKCSDGSRPVPRYGYKPSPPNGCGSPLFGVQFDIGIPSMTRCCNHHDRCYDTCGNKKNDCDEQFQTCLSKICRDVQKTLGISESVQACESTVQLLFDAVIHLGCKPYLDSQRAACTCHYEGKTDL; from the exons ATGGCCCCGGCCCGGCTGTCGCTGCTgcccccgctgctgctgctggtggcggTCGCGGGCTGCGCCTGGCGGCCGGCGCGGGGCCAGGAGGCGCCGCAGACGCCGGACTGGCGGATGACGCTGAAGACGATCCGCAATGGCGTGCACAAGATCGACATGTACCTGAACGCGGCCCTGGACCTGCTGGGCGGCGAGGACGGGCTCTGCCAGTACAAGTGCAGCGACG GATCAAGACCTGTTCCACGCTATGGATATAAACCATCACCCCCAAATGGCTGTGGATCCCCTCTGTTTGGAGTTCAG TTTGACATTGGCATCCCTTCAATGACAAGGTGCTGCAATCACCACGACAGATGCTATGATACTTGTGGCAATAAAAAAAATGATTGTGATGAGCAGTTTCAGACCTGCCTCTCAAAAATTTGCAGAGATGTGCAGAAAACGCTTGGAATCTCAGAGAGTGTCCAGG CTTGTGAATCAACTGTCCAGCTGCTGTTTGATGCAGTTATACATTTAGGATGCAAGCCATACCTGGACAGCCAGAGAGCTGCTTGTACGTGTCATTACGAGGGCAAGACGGATCTCTGA